In one window of Rhodoglobus vestalii DNA:
- a CDS encoding magnesium transporter CorA family protein: MSALLYGLLDFVIDGHFTTVQALDDQIENLEDLLFDERPHDTDVQRRSFELRKSLVQLRRVVLPMREVVNTLIRRDIDLVPREMAPYYQDLYDHVLRATEWTDSLRDLVSTIVETNLTIQGNRLNVITKKVTSWAAIIAVPTAVTGFCGQNLPFPGFANTSGFVTSALLIVVLSVTLFVVFKRNDWL, encoded by the coding sequence ATCAGTGCACTTCTTTACGGGCTGCTCGATTTCGTTATCGACGGGCACTTCACTACAGTTCAGGCCCTCGATGACCAGATTGAGAATCTTGAGGATCTCCTGTTCGACGAGCGGCCCCATGACACGGATGTGCAGCGACGCAGTTTTGAATTGCGCAAGAGTCTTGTTCAATTGCGACGGGTCGTGCTGCCCATGCGGGAGGTGGTCAACACCCTTATTCGGCGTGATATCGACCTCGTTCCCCGCGAAATGGCTCCCTACTATCAGGACCTTTACGATCACGTTCTGCGCGCCACCGAGTGGACCGACAGTTTGCGAGATCTTGTGTCGACGATTGTCGAAACCAATCTGACCATTCAGGGCAACCGGCTCAATGTCATCACCAAAAAGGTGACCAGTTGGGCGGCCATCATCGCGGTGCCGACGGCCGTCACGGGCTTCTGCGGCCAAAATTTGCCATTCCCCGGGTTCGCCAACACCTCTGGCTTCGTCACGTCGGCCCTGCTCATCGTCGTGCTCTCGGTAACCCTGTTCGTCGTTTTTAAACGAAACGACTGGCTCTAG